A window from Sinorhizobium fredii encodes these proteins:
- a CDS encoding NYN domain-containing protein: MFDTREKIALFIDGANLYATSKSLGFDIDYRKLLTAFHKRAYLLRAYYYTALIEDLEFSSIRPLIDWLDYNGYTVVTKPAKEFTDAQGRRKIKGSMDVELAIDAMEQCRVVDHFVLFSGDGNFTTLVDALQRRGRKVSVVSTLTTQPPMIADELRRQADHFIDLITLRSEIDRHPQASPQTAKPVDETLTT, from the coding sequence ATGTTCGATACCCGCGAAAAGATCGCGCTTTTCATTGACGGCGCCAATCTCTACGCGACATCGAAGAGCCTCGGCTTCGACATCGATTACCGGAAGTTGTTGACCGCATTCCACAAACGCGCCTATCTGCTGCGCGCCTACTACTACACGGCGCTCATCGAAGACCTCGAATTTTCCTCGATCCGGCCCTTGATCGACTGGCTGGACTACAATGGCTACACGGTCGTGACCAAACCGGCCAAGGAATTCACTGACGCCCAAGGCCGGCGCAAGATCAAGGGGAGCATGGATGTAGAACTCGCGATCGACGCGATGGAACAGTGCCGCGTCGTCGACCATTTCGTCCTCTTCTCCGGCGACGGCAATTTCACCACCCTGGTGGACGCGTTGCAGCGCAGGGGACGCAAGGTTTCCGTCGTTTCGACGCTCACGACCCAGCCGCCGATGATCGCCGACGAACTGCGCCGCCAAGCTGATCATTTCATCGATCTCATCACATTGCGCAGCGAGATCGACCGCCATCCACAGGCGTCGCCCCAGACCGCCAAGCCGGTCGACGAAACGCTCACCACCTAA